GGGCTCGTTGGCGCGGTCCGCGAGCGCGACGAACTCCTCGATCTCCTGGCGGTCGGCGCCGTAGGTCTCCAGGAGCTTCTCGACATAGAGCGGTTTGAGGCCGACCTCGGCCTTCTCCAGACGGCGGATCGTCAGGGAGGTCACCCGCAGGGCCTTGGCGGCGTTCTCCAGGGACACGCCCGCGTCCTGTCGCCGCTCCTGCAGCCGCCGACCGAGGATCATGCGCAGAACCGTGGGTGCACCCGCGCCGGTGCTCGACCGACCTTCGCTCACGCCCAACCTCCTGAGGGACTGTCACCGGCATTAGTCTGACAGCGACTTGGTGATGTCGCCAGACAGAAACCGACGTTCTGAAATTATCAGGGAGTCGGTTGCAGCTTGAACTGAGCTATGGGCATAGTTACTTGTGTGAGCGACCTCGGCCTCAGGCTGGAACACCCCATCCACGGCAGGCCTGTTGCTGATGCCGTGCGTCTCCCGCCTGCGCCCGCCCCCGATGGAAGGCGAACCACCGTGTCCCCCCACACGACTCCCTCCCCGCAGCTCTTAGACGTCGTCAGCCCGGACCTGGCGCACTGGCTGGAACTTCCCGCGCACCGCTCCGGCGTCCGGACCGCCCGGCACGCCATGGGCGCGCAACTCGCCAAGTGGCGGCTGCCCGAGGGCGTGCGCGACGACGCGGTCCTGCTCATCTCGGAGCTGGCCACCAACGGGGTGTGCCACACACCCAGCGCGAGACTCCTGTGCGGTGTCGGTCTCGTCACCGACCGTAGTCTGCGCGTCGAGGTCCACGACCACGACTACACGGGCAGTGATCTCTCCCGCCGCGAGCCGTGCGTCGACGACGAGAGCGGGCGCGGACTGTTCATCGTGCAGGCCATCGCGGACACTTGGGGGGTCGACCGGTCGGCGCTCACCGGCGGAAAGGCCGTGTGGGCCACACTGTCCACCGGCTACTGACGCCGGACACGCGGAGGGGGCGAGGACGCCCGCGGCCTGTTCAGGTGGTCGCGGGCGTCAACTCGGCCAGCAGCAGGGTGCGGTCGTCCGCCCCGGGCGTCGCGGACGGGGCGCGCAGCAGCCGTTCGCACAGCGAGGGGAACGTCTCCGGTCCGCCGTCCGGCGTGGGCTCGGCGGCGGCCGTGTCCAGGGCTTGGGCGAGACCGGCGATCTCCTGGTCGATGTCGGCGTGCCGCGACTCGACCAACCCGTCGCTGTACAACAGCAGGAGGGCCGGTTCGTCGATGGTCAGCACCGTGGCCTCGTAGTTGCCCGTGCCGAGCCCCAGCGGCAGCCCCGCGCTGGCCAGCGTGACCGGTATCGCCGGTCCGTGCGGGCCGCGCAGCAGCGGCGGCGGGTGGCCCGCGCCGACCAGCGTGCAGGAGTGCGCCCGGGCGTCCCACTCGGCGTAGATACAGGTCGCGAAGGACGCGCCCGGGGTGTCGTAGGCCAACTCGTCCAGCCTGCGCATGAGTTCGGCCGGTTCCATGTCGAGCCGGGCCAGCGTGCGCACGGCCGTACGCAACTGGATCATCGCCACTGCGGACTCGGGGCCGTGGCCCATCGCGTCGCCGACGACCAGGCCGACCCGGCCGCCGGGGCGGGGCAGCACGTCGAACCAGTCACCGCCGATGAGGTTGCCCTGGCCGGCCGGGAGATAGCCGTGCGCGATGCGGCAGCCGTGGAACGCCTGGGCCGGGTCGGGGAGCAGGCTGTTGCGGATGGCCAGCGCGGTGCGGCGCTCGCGTTCGTAGCGGCGCGCGTTGTCCAGGGCGACGCTCGCCCGCGCCGCCAGTGACTCGACGGCCACGGCCTCGCCGGGCAGGAACGGGTCCCGGTCCGGGCCGCGCGTGCACGCGACGAACCCGACGGTGGCGCCCCGCAGTTGGAGCGGGACGACGAGGAAGGACGCCGTCTCCAGCAGGTCGTCTATGCGCCGCGCGTCGCCGCCCGCGGAGGCCAGCAGCCGCTCGGAGGTGTGCTTGTCCACTCCGTCGAGGACCTGCGAGTGGCCGCTGGCGAGGGCGCGTGCGTACGGGGTCTCGCGCGGGAAGACGACCACCTCGCCGACCGGCAGCACCCCGTCCCAGCTCTCGGGCGCCTCCGTGCCCACCCGCACCGCCAGCCGGCGCGCCTCTATCTGCGGCGGATCCACGGCGGGATACGCGTTCTCCTCCAACACCCACCGTTCCAGCAGGTACACCGACGCCGCGTCGCAGAACCCGGGCGTCAGCGCGTGCACGACATGGCTGCCGGTCAGCCGCAGGTCGAGCTCCGAGCCGATCACGTCCGCGGCGGGGCGAAGGCCTGCCTGCGGCGTGGGGGCCCGGCAGCGGGTGCGTCACCGTGGTGACTGCGCGGTTGGTTCCGCAGGGTCGTGCCTTTCCGGGTGGGGACCGGCCGCGTGGCGTGGGGGCAAGCGGTCTGCCGTGTTGTCCTCGGCAACTATATGATGACGCGTCAAGGAACCTGGGGCGAAAGGGAGTTGTGGTGCAGGACAGCGCAGGTCTGCCGCAGGGGATCGATCCTCGCAAGGCGAGTGTCGCCCGAATGTACGACGCGATGCTGGGCGGTGAACACAATTTCGCCATAGACCGCGAGGCGCTGGCGGCCTTCACCGCGATCGACCCCCAGGTGCGCACCCTGGCCCGCGCCAACCGCGACTTCCTCGGCCGGGCCGTGCGCTTCCTCGTCGCCTCCGGCGTACGGCAGTTCATCGACCTCGGCTCGGGCATCCCCACCCAGGGCAACGTCCACGAGGTCGCACAGGCCGCGAGCCCCGGAGCCCGCGTGGTCTACGTGGACAACGACCCGGTGGCCGTCGCCCACAGCACCTCTCTCCTCGCCGACAACCCGGACGCGGACATCGTCGACGGCGACATCCGCAGGCCGGCCGACGTCCTGTCCTCCCCGCAGGTACGGAAGTTGATCGACTTCGAGCAGCCTGTCGCCGTCCTGATGATCACGATCCTGCACTTCGTCACACCCGCGGAGGACCCGGCCGGCATCGTCGCCGCCTTCCGTGACGAACTGCCCGACGGCAGCTGGCTGGCGATGAGCCACGCGACGAACGAGGACCGCCCGGACACGGCCGCCGCCGTGGGCAAGTTGTACAGCTCCAGGGCGACTTCACCCGTCACCGCCCGCTCCTACGACGAGATCCTCGGCCTGTTCGACGGCTTCGACCTCGTCACGCCCGGCCTGACCTATGTCCCCCTGTGGCGCCCGGACCCGGCGGACGAGATCCCCGAAAACCCCTCCGAGTACTGGGTCTACGCGGGCGTCGGCGCCAAGAACGCGTAGGCCGGGGGCACTTCGGTCGCGGAAAACGAGGCGCGCGCCCCGGATTTGGCCGGATGAGGGGGAATGAGCCGCGAGAACCGGGGCAGGGGGCTCTTGTCGACAGTTTCTTCGGACGAATGGGGTGGGCGTTATGGCAGCCGTGACGGCAGCGGAGGCACCGGCCACGGCGGGACGGCGGACGACGGCCGGAGAGGCACTCCCGGTGATCGGGGAGGCTCTTCCGCTGATCGCGGAGCCGTCGAAGGTGAGCCCGAAGGACGCGCGTGAGCTGTCGCGCCAGTTCTTCGACCGGCTGGCCTCGCTGGAGGAGGGCACCCACGAGCACCAGTACGTGCGCAACACCCTGATCGAGATGAACCTCTCCCTCGTGCGCTACGCGGCCGCGCGCTTCCGCAGCCGCAGCAACAACGAGATGGAGGACATCGTCCAGGTCGGCACGATCGGACTCATCAAGGCGATCGACCGGTTCGAGCTCACCCGCCAGGTGGAGTTCACCTCGTTCGCCGTCCCCTACATCGTCGGCGAGATCAAGCGCTTCTTCCGCGACACCAGTTGGGCCGTCCACGTGCCGCGCCGACTGCAGGAGGCCCGCGTCGAGCTGGCCAAGGCGACCGAGGAACTGCGGTCCCGCCTCGGCCGTACGCCGACCACGCGTGAGCTGTCCGAGCTGATGTGCCTGACCGAGGAAGAGGTCATCGAGGCCCGCAAGGCGTCCAACGGCTACACCTCCTCCTCGCTCGACGCCGCGCTCAGCTCCGACGCGGGCGCCGAGGGTGAGACCGTGCTGGCCGATGTCATCGGCTCGGAGGACCCGGGTCTCGAACTGGTCGACGACCTCAGCTCCCTGGCCCCCCTCATCGCCGAACTCGACGAGCGCGAGCGGAAGATCATCCACATGCGCTACGTCGAGGAGCGCACCCAGGCCGAGATCGGCGAGGAACTCGGCGTCTCCCAGATGCACGTGTCCCGGCTCATCAGCCGGATGCTCCGCCGCCTGCGCGCGGGGCTGCTCGACCCTGCGGTCGCCTGACGGGCGATCCAGCCCAACAACCCGGGCTGTTGGGTGATTTCACCCTCCCCGGATGTCCGTTCTGCGGCACTCTCGTACTGTGGCCGGGCCGGCACCTCAGGTGTCCGCCCGGCCGTCGCGGGGTTGCCGGAAGGGGGAGTTGTGGCGTGGCGGAGTGAGGAGTTCGGGGAGTCCCACGAGGGCATCGTGGGGGCGGTCCTCGCCGACGGCAGTGAGCCGAAGTCCGTGTATATCGATGTGGGCAGCGGCAGTTCCATGTTCGAGACGTGTGAGTGGTGGGCCTACAACGGCTGGCTGGGCCGGCCCAAGGCGGCCGGCTGGCGGGCCTCCTGCGCGTGCGGCTGGCGCGGGGACGGCCATCCCATCGACTGGGACCAGGTCGAGGACCACGACCTCGACGACCTGGACACCTCCGGCGCGTACGACGAGTGGTGGGAACACATCCACGCGGTCGAGCGCCGGACGGTCCCGTTGCCGGAGGAACTCTCCGAGCTGATCGAGCAGTTGGAGGAACGCCTCGACGCGCTCTCGGGCGCGGCGCCGGTCGCCGCGCTGAAGGCGGTGGCCATCCTGGAGCGCCTGGCCGCCCGGGTCGGCAAGGAGGCGGCGTACGGGGCGCAGGCCGACGATGTGCCGGGCGAGGCGCTCGGGAAGGCGCTCGGGCTGAGCGTGGACAGAGCCCGGTCCCGGCTCGACCGCTATCTTCGCGCCTACTCCTGATCGACGGACAGCGGGCGGAAAGGGCAGCTGGAGGCGGGTGCCTGTGGTGCCGGGCCGCCAAGGGGCCGAGGGTGCGTGCCAGACTGGACGCACCGCTCGCCCCGCTCCGTAGCTCCCGCACTTCACCGAGGTTGTCCGTGACCAAGCCCCCGGCCCGAGTCCCCCAGCGAAGCAACGCGCGCTCCAACCGGGAGCGCATCCTGGCCACGGCCCGCCGGGAACTCGGCCGGAACCCCGACATCACCCTGGAAGAACTCGCGCGCGCCTCCGGCGTCGTACGGCGCACGCTGTTCGGTCATTTCCCCGGCCGGGAGGCACTGCTGGAGGCGCTGGCCGAGGAGGCGTCGGAGGCCCTGCGGGCGGCGCTGCCCACCGAACCGGCGCCGTCCGGTGCGGGGGCGGAACCGGCCGAGCGGTCGTACGCGCGCTTCGTGCTGTCGATGTGGACCGTGGGCGACCGCTACCGGCTCCTTCTGGCGCTGGCCCGGCGCGACCTGGGCGTCGAGCGCGTCACCGAGATCCTGTCACCGGCCCGCGGCGCGGCCACCGCCATCCTGGACCGCGGCCAGCGCGACGGCGTCTTCCACACCCAGCTGCCGGCCGTCGTGCTGAGCGCCGGACTCGAAGCCATGGCGATCGCGCTGCTCGAAGAGGTCAACTCCGGGGAGCTGGAGGACGACGGGACCCATGTGGCGGTCGCCTCGCTCATCGCGGCCGGTGTGCCGGAGAAGCAGGCGCGGGCCGTGGTGGACGAACTCGCGCCGGGGGACGGCGCCGTCGCGGACGGCTGAACTTCAGGCGTTCCCGTACGACGGGTCGCCCGCCACTGAATCGGTACGGGAGCCGCCGTCGGACCTGAAGGTGACCGACTCGCCCGACAGCCGGGCGGTCAGCCCGCTCTCCGTCGTGGTGACGGACCGCAGGTGCAGGCCCTGAGGGATGTTGCGCAGCTGGATGGGCCGCTCGAAGACCCTGCTGAGCGCGACGCGCCCCACCTCGGGGAGCAGACCGCCCGTGACCTGGAAGTCCTTGAAGACGATGCGGTTGCCGGACAGCACCGAGACGGTCGTCGCCACGGTGATGTCGTCGCCGGTGGGCAGCAGGATGCTCGCGCGGACCTGGTCGGGACGGGTGCCCCGGGAGATCTCCAGCCCCAGGGCGTCGGACACGTCCGCGTAGGACAACAGGGCGGTCGCCTCCGCCGAGCGGGCCAGCGCCTCCGTGTCGTCGTCGGACTTCCTCAACTCCGAGAGGCGCAGGGAGAGTTCGCTCACCGGCAGCGGGCCGGCGCTGTCGCTCGCCGGTATGTCGTGCGCGGTGATGTCCACGTGCCGCAGGGTGCCTGCGGCCAGCTGCGTCAGCACGGGGAAGCCCCGCACGTGGACCTCCGGCGCTGAGGGGGTGTGCATGCCCTCCTGGAACGCCTCGGCCGTACGGGACTCCACCCGCGCCGTCGCGAAGCGGTCGACGGCAACGGGGACGAGGACCAGTGCCAGCAGCGCGCCGACGGCGATGACGACCGGTCGGCCGTTCCTCCGGGGCGGGCGTGCGTCACCGGGCTCGTACGCGGCGAACGTGGTGTCGGCGTAGTCGTACGGGTGCATGGGTCTCCTTCGGCGCGGGATGTGACGGGATTCAAGGGGACGGTCGCAGGCGGTGAATCGTGGTGGCCGCGAGGTCGGGTCCGACGCCCATGGCGATCAGGGCCGAGGTGGTGGCGGCTGTGCCGTCGTCGGTCCAGAGGCCGGAGTTGACGCTGTCCAGCAGCGCCAGCACATGTGCCTCAAGGGCTCTGCCGAGCGGGCCCGGCGGGACGGTGGCGTGGAAGACGCCCTGCCGCTGACCGCGGGCGAGGATCCCGGTGACCGCGTCACGGGCCGGGCCGAGCAGCGCGCCGACCCGGTCTGGGCCGAGGTCGCGGTGGGCGAGGGCGATGAGCATGCGGTAGCGGTCGCCGACCGGCCAGAGCGTGAGGACGACGCGGGCCAGGGCGGTCACGGCGTCCGGCGTCGGCGCCCGGGCGACGGCACTCGCACGCCGTACCGCCTCCCCGGCGTCCGCCGCCAGGCCCTGGACGAGCGCGGCCCGACCGGCGAAGTGCTCGTAGAGGGTGCGCCGCGCGACGCCGGCCGCCTCCGCGATGTCCCCGAGGCTGCTGTCGGGGTCGCGGCCCAGTTCCCGCCGGGCCGCTTCCAGGATGCGGGCGCGGGTGGCGCGCGCCTTGGCGCTGCTGCGGCCGGTCACTTTGGCACCTCCTGGCGGGGCTGGTTCGTCTCGGCATAGTTGCACATCGCTGAGCAATAAAATAGCCTGCACATCAGTGAGCAATTAATGCCGTCCTGGAGTCCGCGATGCCGCTCTTCGTCACCACCCCCGTCGACAAGATGACCGGGCCGTACACACGGCGCCGGCCCGCCCTGATCGTGCTCTGTCTGAGCCTGCTGATCGTCGTCATGGCGAACACCTCGCTGATCGTGGCCGCCCCCGACATGACCACGGACCTGGGCCTGAGCAGCAGTGATCTGCAGTGGGTCATCGACGGCTACACCGTCCCGTACGCCGCGCTGATGCTCGTGCTGGGCGCGATCGGCGACAAGTACAGCCGTCGTGGCGCGCTCCTCACCGGCCTGGTGATCTTCGCCGGGGGATCGGTGATGGGCAGCCTGGTCCACGAGACCGGGCTGGTCATCGCGGCCCGCGCGGTCATGGGTGTGGGCGCGGCGGTGGTCATGCCGGCCACGCTCTCCCTGCTGGTCGCGATCTTCCCGAAGCGCGAGCGGGCGCGGGCCATCACGGCCTGGACCGCCACCTCGGGCCTGGCCATCGCCGTCGGCCCGCTGGTCGCGGGCTGGCTGCTGGAGGACCACGCCTGGGGTTCGACGTTCCTGATCAACGTGCCCATCGCCCTCGCCGCGGTCGTCGGCGCCCTCGTCCTCGTCCCGCCGTCCAAGGCGGAGGGGATGGGCCGCATCGACTATGTGGGCGGTCTGCTCTCGATCGTCTCGGTCGGCAGCCTGGTCTACGCGATCATCGAGGGCCCGCACTTCGGCTGGGGCGCGGGTCCGATCACCGCGGCCGTCGTCGCCGCCGTCGGTCTGCCCGCCTTCGTGGCCTGGGAGTTGCGCCACCCGCACCCCATGCTCGACGTCCGGAAGTTCGCACAGCGGTCCTTCAGCGGCTCGATGACGGCGGTGCTGTTCTTCTTCTTCGGCACGTTCGGCGCGATCTACTACGCCACGCAGTTCCTCCAATTCGTCCTCGGCTACGACGCGTTGGAGACGGGCGTACGACTGCTGCCGCTGGCCGGTGCCGTGTTCCTCGGCGCCGTGGTCACCGGGCGGCTGACTCCCAAGCTGGGCATGAAGCCGATGGTCGTGACCGGCATGGTGCTCGGCACCGTCGGCGTCCTCCTGCTCACCCAGGTCGACAAGGCCTCCACCTACGGCGACTTCCTGCCCACGATGATGCTGCTCGGCTTCGCGATCGGGCTGAGCGTCTCCCCGGCCACGGACACGATCATGGGCTCCTTCCCGGAGAACGAGCTCGGGGTCGGCGGCGGCGCCAACGACACCGCGCTGGAACTGGGCGGCTCCCTCGGTATCGCCATCCTCGGCTCGCTGCTGGGCACCACCTACAAGGACAAGCTGACCGACCTGGTCGGCGGCCACCTCCCCGCCGCCGCGCTGGACACCGCCAAGGACTCGGTCGGCGGCGGCCTGGCGGTCGCCCAGCAGATCGCGAAGACGCCCTCCGCCGGACCGCAGCAGGCACAGGCCCTGGTCGACGCCGTGCACGAGGCCTTCGCCCACGGTGTCGCCCAGACCAGCCTCGTCGGCGGGATCATCATGGCCGCCGGCACGCTGATCGTCCTCGCGGTACTGCCGGGCCGCCGAGCCACCAACGCGCCCGAGTCGAAGGAGACGGAGACGGCGACGGAGACCGGTCGCGAGCAGGAACACGCCGACTCCGTCTGAACGCCTCGACGCTCACCGCCCGTCGGCAGGCCCGCCCGAAGACGAGGAAGCGAGAGAACATGTCCACCCCGTTCCGCATCGACGTCCACCAGCACCTTCTCCCGCCCGCCTACCGGAAGTTGATGGACCGTCACGATCTGACGGCCGGCGGCTGGCCCACGCCGGCGTGGGACGCGGAGAGCGCGCTCGCGATGATGGACCGCCGGTCCATAGCCACCGGCATCCTCTCGATCAGCTCACCGGGCACCCACTTCGGCGACGACACGGAGTCCCGCGCGATCACCCGAACCGTCAACGAATACAGCGCGGAACTGGCCAAGGACCACCCCGACCGCTTCGGTTTCTTCGCCAGCGTGCCCCTGCCCGACGTGGACGGCGCGCTCGCCGAGACGGCGTACGCACTGGACGAACTGCGCGCGGACGGCGTGGTGTTGATGTCCAACGTCCACGGCCGCTACCTCGGCGACAAGGAATTCGAGCCGCTCTGGGCCGAGTTGGACGCCCGTGCCGCCGTGGTCTTCGTCCACCCCACCGCACCGCCGATACCCATGCTCGAGGGCATGCCCAGTCCCCTGCTGGACTTCCCCTTCGACACCACCCGCACCGCGGTGCACATGACGCTCAACGGCGTGATGAGCCGGCACACCCGGATGAAGGTGATCCTCTCCCACGCGGGCGGCTTCCTGCCGTACGCCGCCTGGCGGTTCACCGCCGGCGCCCAGTTCAACCCCGGCACCACCCCCCTCGGCATCCTCACCGACCTCCAGCGCTTCTACTTCGACACCGCGCTGTCCTCCACCCCTGCCGCCCTGCCCTCCTTGCTGGCCTTCGCCGCACCCGGACACATCCTCTACGGCAGCGACTTCCCCTTCGCCCCCGAGGAGAGCGGCACTCTCCTCGACTCCCTCCTCGACGGCTACGACGGCTACGAGCCCGGCCGGCTCGACGCGATCAACTCCGGGAGCGCGAAGGAACTCTTCAAGAACCGGTACGGCAGAGGCGACGAAATGGCCGCCCGATGAACGGAGTTCGAGCCCGCGCCGGGGACGGCGTCTACGACGTGGCGGTGATCGGCTACGGCCCCACGGGAGTCACCGCCGCGAACCTCCTGGGTGCGCTGGGCCTGCGGGTCGTCGTGCTGGAGCGCGACGCCGAGATCTTCACCCGGGCCCGGGCCATCTCCACCGACGAGGAGGTCGTCCGTATCTGGCAGCGCGTCGGCCTGGCGGAACGGCTCAAGCTCGACATGCTCCCCGAACGCCCCGTCGACTTCGTGGACGCCCGCGGCCGTCCCTTCCTCACCGCGCACCCGACCCCGCGCGGCCACGGCCACCCACCGCAGATGTTCATCTACCAGCCCGCCCTGGAACGCGTCCTGCGCGACGGCGTCGACCGCTACCCGAACGTGGATATCCTGCTCCGCCACGAGTGCCTGCGGGTCCAACAGGGGACGGACAGTGTGGAGTTGACGGTGCTCGCCACCGCCGACGACTCCGTACGACGCCTGCGCGCCTCCTACGTCATCGCCGCCGACGGCGGTTCCAGCCTCACCCGCGCGCAGCTCAACGTGGGCTACGAGGGACGGACGTACGAGGACCGCTGGGTCGTCATCGACACCGAGATGCTCAAGCCGTGGCCGGACCACGACCGGCTGCGCTTCCGCTGCGATCCGGCCCGGCCCGCCGTGGACTGCCCGACACCGCTGGGCCATCACCGCTGGGAGTTCCCGATCCTCCCGGGCGACGACGAACGCCGGCTGACCACCGACGACGCGGTGTACGACCTGGTGTCCCGCTACGGGATCGGCCGGGACAACGTCAAGGTCCTGCGGGCCACCGTCTACAGCCACCATGTGCGCTTCGCCGCCCGCTTCCGCGTGGGCCGCGTCTTCCTCGCCGGTGACGCCGCCCACGCGATGCCCCCATGGATCGGCCAGGGCATGGCCGCAGGCGTACGCGACGCGGCCAACCTTTGCTGGAAACTGGCCGCCGTACTGCGCGGCGAACTGCCCGACACGGCCCTCGACTCCTACGAGGCCGAACGCAAGCCGCACGTCAAGGAGGTGACCCGGCGGGCGGTCTTCGTCGGCCGGATCATCACCGAACGGCGGCCCGCGGCAGCCCGGTTGCGCGACGCGGTCCTGCGCCCGCTCAACCGGATACGGGGCTTCGGCAAGTGGCTTCAGGACTCCAACTGGATACCCGTCGCCCACTACGCCGACGGACTCCAGGCCCGCCCGCGCACCAAGGCATCGGGGCATCAGCTTCCGCAGCCCTGGGTGACCGGACCGGACGGGGAGCGCGTCCGCCTGGACGACGTACTCGGCGGCCGCTGGCTGCTCCTGCACGCCGGAGCGCCCACGCCCCAACCCGCCTGGGTTCGCCCGGGCGTTCCCTCGCTGACCGTCACGCCCGCCGGATCCCGTCCCGCCGAGGGCACCCTCGTCGACAGCGACGGCGTGCTGCTGCCGTGGCTGACCAGGCACCGGGCGGCCACGCTCGCCCTGCGCCCGGACGCGTACGTCTACGCCGCCGCCCGCACCGGGGCCCAACTCCCGCCGCCACCAGCAGGATTCACCCCGGTGCGGTGCACGACCGCCTCGACCACGCAGTGAGGAATCCAGCATGACCAAGCGCACCGCATCGCCTCCCCTTCCCTCGACGCAGGAGTCACTGCTCGATATCGCCGGCAAGAAGATCTTCGTCTCGGAGCTGGGGGAGGGGCCGTCCGTACTGCTGCTGCACGGCGGCGGACCCGGCGCCTCCGGTGTCTCCAACTACTCCCGCAACATTGAGGAGTTGGCCAAGGAGTACCGGATCATCGTGCCCGACCTGCCCGGCTACGGTCGCAGCACCAAGGGCATCGACCGCGCCGACCCGTTCGGGTACCTGGCCGACGGCATTCGTGGGGTGATGGACCAACTCGGTCTGGACAAGGCCCATTTGGTCGGCAACTCCTATGGCGGTGCCTGCGCGCTCCGGCTGGCCCTGGACACCCCGGAGCGGGTCGACCGCATGGTGCTGATGGGGCCCGGCGGTATCGGCACCACCCGTGCCCTGCCCACCCCCGGGCTCAACAGCCTGCTCGACTACTACTCCGGGGACGGGCCTTCGCGGCTGAAGCTGGAGAGGTTCATCCGCACCTACCTCGTCTTCAACGCGGCCGAGGTGCCGGACGC
The nucleotide sequence above comes from Streptomyces sp. N50. Encoded proteins:
- a CDS encoding bifunctional 3-(3-hydroxy-phenyl)propionate/3-hydroxycinnamic acid hydroxylase produces the protein MNGVRARAGDGVYDVAVIGYGPTGVTAANLLGALGLRVVVLERDAEIFTRARAISTDEEVVRIWQRVGLAERLKLDMLPERPVDFVDARGRPFLTAHPTPRGHGHPPQMFIYQPALERVLRDGVDRYPNVDILLRHECLRVQQGTDSVELTVLATADDSVRRLRASYVIAADGGSSLTRAQLNVGYEGRTYEDRWVVIDTEMLKPWPDHDRLRFRCDPARPAVDCPTPLGHHRWEFPILPGDDERRLTTDDAVYDLVSRYGIGRDNVKVLRATVYSHHVRFAARFRVGRVFLAGDAAHAMPPWIGQGMAAGVRDAANLCWKLAAVLRGELPDTALDSYEAERKPHVKEVTRRAVFVGRIITERRPAAARLRDAVLRPLNRIRGFGKWLQDSNWIPVAHYADGLQARPRTKASGHQLPQPWVTGPDGERVRLDDVLGGRWLLLHAGAPTPQPAWVRPGVPSLTVTPAGSRPAEGTLVDSDGVLLPWLTRHRAATLALRPDAYVYAAARTGAQLPPPPAGFTPVRCTTASTTQ
- a CDS encoding alpha/beta fold hydrolase is translated as MTKRTASPPLPSTQESLLDIAGKKIFVSELGEGPSVLLLHGGGPGASGVSNYSRNIEELAKEYRIIVPDLPGYGRSTKGIDRADPFGYLADGIRGVMDQLGLDKAHLVGNSYGGACALRLALDTPERVDRMVLMGPGGIGTTRALPTPGLNSLLDYYSGDGPSRLKLERFIRTYLVFNAAEVPDALIDARYAASIDPEVVAAPPLRRPSGRDALRTLWKMDFTRDRRLSRLPVPTLVLWGAADKVNRPSGGALLADRMPDCDLYQVANTGHWVQWERAELFNRVCADFLAGRR